The Nitrospirota bacterium genome window below encodes:
- a CDS encoding cobalamin-binding protein has product MNHEPEDLPGSLTEIPSWAGELARMSCGCNPQGLTTALGIFYLRIRSRHSIGWAAAAMLFVVCAAPAWSDGSFAQAGEADMARRQQGILTGMPFMANITPRTFVDDLGRKLYLAKAPTRIVSLAPSITEILFAIGLEQQIVGVTEFCDYPPEAKQKPKVGYTHPNIEVIVSLQPDLVLAPRSFLRADLLVKLEQLKIPTFIVDPESFEEIPSRIQLIGRMADRSASADAVAKAMKERIAAIRSKTEGLPRVRVLYVLNSQPLITVGPGSFIHHVIGFAGGVNIASQASVPYPRLNMEVVLKEDPEIIVFPIGKADGVPFGDQQLWQQWPSLSAVKQGRLHQIPSDLLNRPGPRIVEGLERLASILHPEAFAASVAP; this is encoded by the coding sequence GTGAACCATGAGCCAGAAGACCTCCCAGGATCGTTGACCGAGATTCCCTCGTGGGCTGGGGAATTGGCGAGGATGAGTTGCGGGTGCAATCCTCAGGGTCTTACTACGGCCTTGGGGATTTTTTATTTGCGCATTCGAAGCCGTCACTCGATCGGTTGGGCCGCGGCGGCCATGCTCTTCGTGGTCTGTGCCGCCCCGGCCTGGAGTGACGGCTCTTTTGCGCAGGCAGGCGAGGCGGACATGGCACGTCGACAACAAGGCATCCTGACCGGGATGCCCTTTATGGCGAATATCACCCCGCGGACTTTCGTCGACGATCTCGGCCGTAAATTGTATTTGGCAAAGGCGCCCACGCGGATCGTCTCCCTCGCGCCCAGCATCACGGAAATTCTTTTTGCCATCGGGTTAGAGCAGCAGATCGTCGGCGTCACCGAGTTTTGCGACTATCCGCCGGAAGCCAAGCAGAAGCCCAAAGTCGGCTACACCCATCCCAACATTGAAGTCATCGTTTCGTTGCAGCCGGATTTAGTGCTGGCTCCGCGCTCCTTTCTCCGGGCCGATCTCCTGGTCAAGCTGGAGCAATTGAAAATCCCGACCTTCATCGTCGATCCGGAATCGTTCGAGGAGATTCCCAGCCGCATTCAGTTGATCGGCCGCATGGCCGACCGCTCCGCATCGGCCGACGCGGTCGCGAAGGCGATGAAGGAACGGATCGCGGCGATCCGAAGCAAGACGGAGGGTTTGCCGCGCGTCCGCGTGCTCTATGTGCTCAACAGTCAGCCGCTGATTACCGTCGGTCCCGGAAGCTTCATCCATCATGTGATCGGGTTTGCGGGAGGCGTCAACATTGCGAGCCAGGCCTCCGTGCCCTATCCACGCCTCAACATGGAAGTGGTATTGAAGGAAGATCCCGAGATCATCGTCTTCCCCATCGGGAAGGCTGATGGAGTTCCATTTGGCGATCAACAGCTCTGGCAGCAATGGCCGTCGCTTTCGGCGGTGAAGCAGGGACGGCTCCATCAGATTCCTTCCGATCTTCTGAACCGTCCTGGACCTCGGATCGTCGAGGGGTTGGAACGGCTGGCCAGCATTCTCCATCCTGAAGCCTTCGCGGCGAGCGTCGCGCCGTGA
- a CDS encoding SemiSWEET transporter, which produces MTGIDLLGFAAGTLTTCAFWPQLQKTWTSKSAGDVSMGMLAIFSAGVCLWFLYGLVLHAWPIILTNAVTLLLTGAILVLKLHYRR; this is translated from the coding sequence ATGACGGGAATCGATCTCTTAGGGTTTGCGGCAGGGACATTGACTACCTGCGCCTTCTGGCCCCAACTGCAGAAAACCTGGACGTCCAAGTCTGCAGGCGATGTCTCGATGGGCATGCTGGCCATCTTCTCTGCCGGTGTCTGTCTCTGGTTTCTGTATGGGCTCGTCCTTCATGCCTGGCCGATCATTTTGACCAATGCCGTGACGCTGCTATTAACCGGGGCGATTCTTGTGCTGAAGCTGCATTACCGCCGCTAG
- the rpmB gene encoding 50S ribosomal protein L28, which yields MKECTVAFTCDLCSKRRQSGNNISHANNKTKRIFKPNLQPVRALIDGQPKRIRVCTRCLRSGKVEKAV from the coding sequence ATGAAGGAGTGTACCGTGGCTTTTACATGTGATCTCTGCAGCAAACGTCGCCAATCCGGCAATAACATCAGTCACGCCAATAACAAGACCAAGCGGATTTTCAAACCGAATCTCCAGCCAGTCCGGGCTCTGATCGACGGTCAGCCGAAACGCATTCGGGTCTGCACCCGTTGTCTGCGCAGCGGCAAAGTCGAAAAAGCCGTTTAG
- the tyrS gene encoding tyrosine--tRNA ligase, whose product MSELSRQLELILRGVVEVIQRAELESKLTRSLKENRPLRVKAGFDPTAPDLHLGHTVLIHKLKHFQELGHQVIFLIGDFTGMIGDPTGQSETRVALSKEKVLENAKTYERQIFKILDPAKTLVEFNSRWMSTMTAEGLIHLSAHSSVARMLERDDFHKRYHEQKPISIHEFMYPLVQGYDSVALKSDVELGGTDQKFNLLMGRELQRDYGQEPQVVITMPLLEGMDGVKKMSKSQGNYIALEDSPNEMFGKLMSISDVLMLRYYELLTTEDLAGVKAAHPMEAKQALASLIVARYHGAEAGQQARAAFQQKFSEREFPAEPDVRLTLTLADLREGQTISLVDLVAKTGLVPSKSEARRLIIQGGLEVDEQKQGDATAVLSIVPGKVYRLKIGRRKFALVELSGS is encoded by the coding sequence ATGAGCGAACTCTCCCGTCAACTGGAGTTGATCCTCCGCGGAGTTGTGGAGGTCATTCAACGGGCCGAACTTGAATCGAAGCTGACCCGGTCTTTGAAAGAGAACCGGCCGTTGCGCGTGAAAGCCGGTTTCGATCCGACCGCGCCGGATCTGCATTTGGGCCATACGGTCTTGATCCACAAGCTCAAACATTTTCAGGAACTCGGCCATCAAGTGATCTTCTTGATCGGCGATTTCACCGGCATGATCGGCGATCCGACCGGCCAATCGGAGACGCGCGTCGCGCTGTCGAAGGAAAAGGTGTTGGAGAATGCCAAAACCTACGAGCGGCAGATCTTCAAGATTCTCGACCCGGCCAAGACTCTGGTGGAGTTCAATAGCCGCTGGATGAGCACGATGACGGCTGAAGGGTTGATTCATCTGAGCGCGCACAGCAGCGTCGCGCGGATGCTCGAACGGGACGATTTTCATAAACGGTACCATGAGCAGAAACCGATCAGTATCCATGAATTCATGTATCCCCTTGTGCAGGGCTATGATTCCGTGGCGCTCAAGTCCGATGTCGAGCTGGGCGGCACCGACCAGAAGTTCAATTTGTTGATGGGCCGGGAGCTGCAACGGGACTATGGGCAGGAGCCGCAAGTGGTGATCACGATGCCGTTGCTTGAGGGGATGGACGGCGTGAAGAAGATGAGCAAGAGTCAGGGGAACTACATTGCGCTGGAAGATAGCCCGAATGAGATGTTCGGGAAGCTCATGTCGATCAGCGATGTGTTAATGCTCCGGTATTACGAGTTGCTCACGACGGAAGATTTGGCCGGCGTGAAGGCCGCGCATCCGATGGAGGCGAAGCAAGCGCTCGCCTCTCTGATCGTGGCGCGGTATCATGGGGCGGAAGCAGGCCAGCAGGCGAGGGCGGCCTTTCAGCAAAAGTTTTCCGAGCGAGAGTTTCCCGCGGAGCCGGATGTGCGCTTGACCTTGACCTTGGCCGATTTGCGTGAGGGGCAGACGATCAGTCTGGTCGATCTGGTGGCCAAGACGGGGCTGGTGCCGAGTAAGAGCGAGGCCCGGCGGCTGATTATCCAGGGAGGGTTAGAAGTCGATGAGCAGAAGCAGGGCGATGCCACGGCGGTCTTATCGATCGTGCCTGGGAAGGTTTATCGCTTGAAGATCGGTCGACGAAAGTTTGCGTTAGTTGAATTGTCTGGATCGTGA
- a CDS encoding helix-hairpin-helix domain-containing protein, producing the protein MMWQSLLLKLGMFVVTLGVVFWIGWSLPASFEQARERESKAPEEPKAEKVSGGRQVAAVSPAPVASLPAPALSIVPKRSHDGLLDLNRATEQDFDALPGIGPKLAERIMEYRQSVGAFHALDELRDVKGIGKKKFERIRPLVTVTPDASSIAKGKKAT; encoded by the coding sequence ATGATGTGGCAATCGCTCCTCCTCAAGCTCGGCATGTTCGTTGTGACCCTGGGAGTGGTCTTCTGGATCGGGTGGAGCCTGCCTGCCTCATTCGAGCAGGCGCGCGAACGTGAATCGAAAGCGCCTGAGGAGCCGAAGGCAGAGAAGGTGTCAGGCGGTAGACAGGTTGCGGCGGTGAGTCCAGCCCCTGTCGCTTCGTTGCCAGCGCCGGCGCTTTCTATTGTTCCGAAACGATCTCACGATGGCCTCCTCGATCTGAACCGGGCGACGGAGCAGGATTTTGATGCGCTGCCGGGGATCGGCCCGAAGTTGGCCGAACGGATTATGGAGTATCGGCAATCGGTGGGGGCCTTTCATGCGCTCGATGAATTGCGAGACGTCAAAGGGATCGGCAAAAAGAAGTTTGAGCGGATTCGTCCACTGGTCACGGTGACGCCGGATGCCAGTTCTATAGCGAAGGGGAAGAAGGCGACATGA
- the lpdA gene encoding dihydrolipoyl dehydrogenase — MSKHIAIVGAGPGGYVAAIRAAQLGARVTVIESHALGGVCLNWGCIPSKALLSVVELGDKVKKSEDMGLLVQGLVTYDLARMVARKNKVVATLVKGIATLFKAWNIEQVQGRGSLRDRQTVTVTSADGATRAIQTDAIVIATGSSWPNLPQFPIDGQQLLTSQHLLDLDRIPASLLIVGGGVEGCEFAALYSGLGTEVMIVELMPRVLPLEDEDISSTMERELKKRGVTVLTGNTVEKFDRSPTAITVHLKDGTQVTVEKLLVSVGRGLNSQGIGLEQVGVQTGRRGEILVNDRMETTVPGIYAIGDVVGKVMLAHVASAQGKVAVENIMGHEAQVRYDVIPAGIFTLPEIGRVGVTEQQARERAQAAGENPDSSVSVGRFRYAGLGKAQATGDTTGLFKVIAEAPSGKILGVHIIGAHAADLVHEAALAMQVGATVTQMAEMIHAHPTLSEGLMEAAEDVEGKAIHQARRRT, encoded by the coding sequence ATGTCTAAACACATCGCCATTGTCGGCGCGGGGCCTGGTGGGTATGTCGCGGCGATTCGGGCGGCCCAACTGGGCGCCCGCGTCACCGTCATCGAGTCCCATGCGTTGGGCGGCGTCTGTTTGAATTGGGGCTGCATTCCCAGTAAGGCCCTCCTCTCAGTCGTCGAGCTCGGCGACAAGGTCAAGAAATCAGAAGACATGGGGCTGCTCGTTCAAGGGCTGGTTACGTACGATCTCGCCAGGATGGTCGCCAGAAAGAATAAAGTCGTGGCAACGCTTGTGAAGGGCATTGCCACGTTGTTCAAGGCCTGGAACATCGAGCAGGTGCAGGGGAGGGGATCATTACGGGATCGGCAGACGGTTACGGTGACTTCAGCCGATGGTGCAACGCGGGCTATTCAGACTGATGCGATCGTGATTGCGACCGGGTCGTCCTGGCCGAACTTACCGCAGTTTCCAATCGACGGGCAGCAGTTGCTCACCAGCCAACATCTCCTGGACCTCGATCGGATTCCTGCCAGTCTGCTGATCGTCGGAGGGGGAGTCGAGGGCTGTGAGTTCGCGGCGCTCTACAGTGGTCTGGGGACGGAGGTCATGATCGTTGAATTGATGCCGCGCGTGCTCCCATTGGAAGATGAGGATATTTCATCGACGATGGAGCGAGAGCTCAAGAAGCGCGGCGTGACGGTGTTGACCGGGAACACAGTCGAAAAATTTGACCGATCACCGACGGCTATCACGGTGCATCTCAAAGATGGTACGCAGGTAACGGTTGAGAAGCTGTTGGTGTCCGTGGGGCGAGGATTGAATAGCCAAGGCATCGGGCTGGAGCAGGTAGGGGTGCAGACGGGTAGGCGGGGGGAGATCCTTGTCAACGACCGGATGGAAACCACCGTGCCTGGGATCTATGCGATCGGCGACGTGGTCGGCAAGGTCATGTTGGCGCATGTGGCTTCGGCTCAGGGCAAGGTCGCGGTCGAGAACATTATGGGGCATGAGGCGCAGGTCCGCTACGACGTCATTCCTGCCGGAATTTTCACCCTGCCTGAGATCGGTCGCGTGGGTGTGACGGAGCAGCAGGCTCGCGAGCGAGCCCAGGCTGCCGGAGAGAATCCTGACAGCTCGGTTTCGGTGGGACGGTTTCGCTATGCAGGCTTGGGGAAGGCGCAAGCGACAGGGGACACGACAGGATTGTTCAAGGTCATTGCCGAGGCGCCGAGTGGAAAAATTCTGGGCGTCCATATCATTGGGGCCCACGCAGCCGATCTGGTGCATGAGGCGGCTTTGGCGATGCAGGTCGGTGCGACGGTGACGCAAATGGCGGAGATGATCCATGCCCATCCGACATTGTCAGAGGGCCTGATGGAAGCGGCGGAAGATGTCGAGGGGAAAGCGATTCATCAAGCGCGCAGGCGAACATAA
- the gcvH gene encoding glycine cleavage system protein GcvH produces MIPKDLRYHQEHEWVRVSGTQATVGISHFAQDALGDIVFIDMPKPGAVVKAGQQIGEVESTKTTSTIYTPVSGTIAKINADLKDHPEVVNSDPYGKGWMVTIDLSNAGEVEKLMTSAQYEDFLSTQKH; encoded by the coding sequence ATGATTCCGAAAGATCTCCGGTACCACCAAGAGCATGAATGGGTGCGCGTGAGCGGCACTCAGGCTACAGTTGGCATCAGTCATTTTGCCCAGGATGCGTTGGGCGACATCGTCTTCATCGACATGCCGAAGCCCGGCGCTGTCGTCAAGGCGGGGCAGCAGATCGGTGAGGTGGAATCGACCAAGACGACCTCCACGATCTACACGCCCGTAAGCGGCACGATCGCGAAGATCAATGCCGATTTGAAAGACCATCCTGAAGTGGTGAACTCCGATCCCTACGGCAAGGGCTGGATGGTGACGATCGATCTCTCCAATGCCGGTGAAGTCGAGAAGCTGATGACGTCAGCGCAGTACGAGGACTTTCTCTCCACGCAAAAGCATTGA
- the ndk gene encoding nucleoside-diphosphate kinase has translation MSERTLAIIKPDAVKKNAIGDIIASYEKAGLKPVAMRMMQFSKSTAEGFYSVHKARPFFDSLCTFMSSGPVVVLVLQGDNAIKKNRELMGATDPAKAEAGTIRKAHGANIEFNAVHGSDSPETAQFEIAYFFPSMEIVG, from the coding sequence ATGAGTGAACGAACATTAGCGATTATCAAGCCGGATGCTGTGAAGAAGAACGCGATTGGCGACATTATTGCCAGCTACGAAAAAGCAGGCCTGAAGCCGGTGGCCATGCGCATGATGCAGTTTTCGAAATCGACCGCCGAGGGGTTTTACTCCGTGCACAAGGCTCGTCCATTTTTCGATAGCCTCTGCACGTTCATGTCGTCCGGTCCGGTCGTGGTGCTGGTCCTGCAGGGCGACAATGCGATCAAGAAGAACCGTGAGTTGATGGGCGCGACCGATCCGGCCAAGGCGGAAGCGGGCACGATTCGCAAGGCGCATGGGGCGAACATCGAGTTCAACGCGGTGCATGGGTCCGATTCTCCAGAGACCGCCCAGTTCGAGATTGCCTATTTCTTTCCCTCGATGGAAATCGTCGGATAG
- the mtnA gene encoding S-methyl-5-thioribose-1-phosphate isomerase, with protein sequence MVPTVEWKDGAVRLLDQSQLPGKVVFLDCRDYLTVARAIKELVVRGAPAIGVTAAMGVALGAQSIKAASYDEFMKAMLGICDCLAATRPTAVNLFWAIERMKRTLSELRDRPVSDIKRLLLEESQRILDEDIALCKAMGQHGAKLIASGQTVLTHCNAGALATAGYGTALGVIRAAWEQGKKIQVIADETRPVLQGARLTAWELMQDKIPVTLITDNMAGTLMRQGKIQLCVVGADRIAANGDVANKIGTYSVAVLAKAHGIPFYVAAPYSTIDLKTKTGADIPIEERNPLEVTTIHGSHAIAPAGVAVYNPAFDVTPAELITGIITERGVFRPQDLAAQFAS encoded by the coding sequence ATGGTTCCTACTGTTGAATGGAAAGACGGAGCAGTTCGACTGCTCGATCAAAGTCAGCTTCCTGGGAAAGTGGTATTCCTGGATTGTCGGGACTACCTGACGGTGGCTCGGGCCATTAAGGAGCTGGTTGTTCGCGGGGCGCCTGCAATCGGCGTGACGGCCGCGATGGGCGTGGCGCTTGGTGCACAATCAATTAAGGCAGCATCTTACGATGAATTTATGAAGGCGATGCTGGGTATTTGCGACTGCCTGGCTGCGACCAGACCGACCGCCGTTAATCTCTTCTGGGCGATTGAACGGATGAAGCGCACGTTATCAGAATTACGGGATCGACCGGTATCGGATATCAAGCGGTTGCTCCTAGAGGAGTCGCAGCGAATCCTGGATGAGGACATCGCGCTCTGCAAGGCGATGGGACAACATGGCGCGAAGCTCATTGCGAGTGGCCAAACGGTTCTGACCCATTGTAATGCCGGCGCATTGGCGACGGCGGGCTACGGCACGGCGCTCGGCGTGATTCGCGCAGCCTGGGAGCAGGGGAAGAAGATTCAGGTCATCGCGGATGAGACCAGACCGGTGCTGCAGGGTGCGAGGCTCACGGCCTGGGAGTTGATGCAGGACAAGATTCCTGTAACGCTCATCACGGACAATATGGCCGGCACGCTCATGAGACAGGGGAAGATTCAACTCTGTGTCGTGGGGGCCGATCGGATCGCCGCCAACGGGGACGTGGCGAACAAGATCGGGACCTACTCGGTTGCCGTGCTGGCGAAGGCCCACGGCATTCCCTTCTACGTGGCCGCGCCCTATTCGACGATCGATTTGAAGACGAAAACAGGAGCGGACATTCCGATCGAAGAACGGAATCCCCTGGAAGTTACTACCATCCACGGCAGCCACGCGATCGCACCAGCTGGAGTCGCAGTCTACAATCCTGCCTTCGACGTGACACCGGCTGAATTGATCACCGGCATCATCACCGAGCGGGGCGTCTTTCGCCCGCAGGATCTCGCGGCGCAATTCGCCTCTTAA